A region from the Triplophysa rosa linkage group LG4, Trosa_1v2, whole genome shotgun sequence genome encodes:
- the atg4da gene encoding cysteine protease atg4da: MNSVSPSAVQYIVSGGAHEDKPPPQSKRLIGHGSVTDDIKESSGELDEVDRLKAKFMSAWNNVKYGWAVKSKTAFNATSPLILMGQSYVFNTEDEVERFRQMFVSCVWLTYRREFPQLEGSALTTDCGWGCMLRSGQMLLAQGLMRHFMPPDWRWADCHPLSDVDFEVLRPSSPSRPAGMSLPSFTSSWSSPVAQRNPSSSSNEGQKPVPRQQPSVSRHPQVEAVHRKVVSWFGDQPSAPFGVHQLVELGKESGKKAGDWYGPSVVAHMLRKAVAKTKRELLNVAVYVAQDCTIYKEDVMQLCDSVESSCPGWKSVIILVPVRLGGDSLNPSYIECVKSILRLKCCIGIIGGKPKHSLFFIGFQDEQLVYLDPHYCQPVVDVTQGNFSLESFHCNSPRKMNFSRMDPSCTIGFYARTKNDFECLCSAVSDALSSSKEKYPIFTFVEGRGQNYGLEEHSGGPVDSTSHILPFNRQSRSKRRGSTDEFVLL; the protein is encoded by the exons ATGAACTCCGTATCCCCCAGTGCGGTTCAGTACATAGTGAGCGGTGGTGCTCATGAGGACAAGCCCCCACCGCAGTCCAAACGCCTCATCGGCCATGGGTCTGTGACCGATGACATCAAAGAAAGTTCTGGAGAACTCGATGAAGTGGATCGTCTCAAGGCAAAGTTCATGTCAGCATGGAACAATGTGAAATACG GCTGGGCTGTCAAATCTAAAACTGCTTTTAATGCGACATCTCCCCTGATCCTTATGGGCCAGTCGTATGTGTTCAATACAGAAG ATGAGGTGGAACGTTTCCGGCAGATGTTCGTATCCTGCGTCTGGCTCACCTACAGGAGAGAGTTTCCTCAGCTGGAGGGTTCCGCCCTGACCACAGACTGCGGCTGGGGTTGTATGCTGCGCAGCGGACAAATGCTGCTGGCGCAGGGATTAATGCGACACTTCATGCCTCCAG ACTGGAGGTGGGCAGATTGTCACCCGCTATCAGATGTTGATTTTGAGGTGCTGAGGCCCAGTTCCCCCTCCCGCCCGGCTGGCATGTCCCTGCCGTCCTTCACATCCTCGTGGTCCAGCCCTGTTGCTCAGAGGAACCCGTCCTCTAGCAGTAATGAGGGTCAGAAACCGGTCCCCAGACAACAGCCTTCAGTCAGCCGGCACCCTCAAGTGGAGGCCGTTCACAGGAAGGTGGTGTCGTGGTTCGGAGACCAGCCCTCGGCTCCGTTTGGCGTACACCAGCTGGTGGAGCTGGGAAAGGAGTCCGGGAAGAAGGCTGGGGACTGGTACGGTCCGTCTGTAGTGGCACATATGCTGAG aaaagcAGTGGCGAAAACGAAGAGAGAGTTGCTGAACGTTGCTGTATATGTGGCCCAGGACTGCACGA TATATAAAGAAGATGTAATGCAGTTGTGTGACTCGGTGGAGTCCAGTTGCCCGGGATGGAAATCGGTCATCATTTTAGTGCCAGTACGACTGGGAGGAGATTCATTAAACCCCTCCTACATTGAGTGTGTTAAG AGCATACTGAGGTTAAAATGCTGTATAGGAATTATTGGAGGGAAACCCAAGCATTCCTTGTTTTTTATTGGCTTTCAAG ATGAGCAGCTGGTATATCTAGACCCACACTACTGTCAGCCAGTAGTTGACGTCACCCAGGGCAACTTCTCTCTGGAG TCATTTCACTGCAACTCGCCGAGGAAGATGAACTTCAGTCGCATGGATCCCAGCTGCACTATCGGCTTCTATGCACGTACAAAGAACGATTTTGAGTGTTTGTGCTCGGCGGTCAGTGAC GCCTTGTCGTCATCTAAAGAGAAGTATCCCATCTTTACATTTGTAGAGGGCAGGGGGCAGAATTATGGACTGGAGGAGCACAGCGGGGGGCCTGTGGACTCTACTTCACACATTTTGCCGTTCAACAGACAGAGCAGGAGCAAAAGAAGAGGAAGCACGGATGAGTTTGTGCTCCTGTGA